A region of Salmo salar chromosome ssa17, Ssal_v3.1, whole genome shotgun sequence DNA encodes the following proteins:
- the LOC123728301 gene encoding potassium voltage-gated channel subfamily A member 1-like, with protein MEIALASFENGGAKGSGGNTGDVARRNALDPHQPPPFVQSGLSEPGYSLHKDINTIGSPKPRTWKINDMNNTLSCNENAVDALWRADHSPHLLDDDMLDIERRDVDNNERVLINIAGLKYETQLGTLNQFPDTLLGDPYKRIKYFDPLRNEYFFDRNRPSFDGILYFYQSGGKIRRPVNVSIDVFADEIRFYRLGEEAMERFREDEGFIKEEEKPLPQNEFQKQVWLIFEYPESSSPARGIAIVSVLVITISIITFCMETLPEFRDERELPVTGRPGNNTVPRPSLTFTDPFFIVETTCVIWFTFEFIVRFFACPSKSEFSKTVMNIIDIMSILPYFITVGTELAEQQVEEPQEHGNGQTMSLAILRVIRLVRVFRIFKLSRHSKGLQILGQTLKASMRELGLLIFFLFIGVILFSSAVFFAEADEPESHFSSIPDAFWWAVVTMTTVGYGDMRPVTVGGKIVGSLCAIAGVLTIALPVPVIVSNFNYFYHRETDQDQSSLKDDPPENSQDSPQLKRKDSKGSAKSGDEEDRTGAEKQNIKANSSMNIKRSLYAFCLNKMETDL; from the coding sequence ATGGAGATAGCCTTGGCGAGTTTTGAGAACGGCGGAGCGAAAGGAAGCGGTGGAAATACCGGAGATGTAGCCCGCCGTAACGCTCTGGATCCACATCAACCTCCGCCGTTTGTCCAGAGTGGACTCAGCGAACCGGGCTACAGCCTTCACAAAGACATTAATACAATCGGGAGTCCCAAACCGAGGACGTGGAAAATCAACGATATGAATAACACTTTGAGTTGTAACGAGAACGCCGTGGATGCGCTCTGGCGCGCAGACCACAGTCCCCATCTGTTGGACGATGACATGTTGGATATTGAGCGCAGAGACGTGGATAACAACGAGAGGGTGCTGATCAACATCGCAGGGTTAAAGTACGAGACGCAGCTAGGGACCCTTAACCAGTTCCCCGATACATTACTGGGAGACCCTTATAAAAGGATAAAATACTTCGACCCGCTCCGGAACGAGTACTTTTTCGACCGTAACCGACCGAGTTTCGACGGGATCCTATATTTCTATCAGTCGGGAGGTAAGATCAGACGACCCGTCAATGTATCTATCGACGTGTTCGCTGATGAGATCCGTTTTTACCGGCTGGGTGAAGAGGCCATGGAAAGGTTTAGAGAAGACGAAGGATTTATAAAAGAGGAAGAGAAACCGTTACCACAGAATGAGTTTCAGAAACAAGTCTGGCTCATATTCGAATACCCGGAGAGTTCAAGCCCAGCGAGAGGCATCGCTATCGTCTCCGTGTTAGTTATCACCATATCCATTATAACGTTTTGCATGGAGACACTACCGGAGTTCAGGGACGAGAGGGAGTTACCGGTCACGGGTCGACCCGGTAACAACACCGTCCCCCGTCCGTCGCTCACCTTCACGGACCCTTTCTTCATCGTGGAAACCACCTGCGTAATCTGGTTTACGTTTGAATTCATCGTCCGTTTCTTCGCCTGTCCTAGTAAGTCAGAGTTTTCCAAGACTGTTATGAACATCATAGATATAATGTCTATCCTGCCTTATTTTATCACGGTGGGGACGGAGCTGGCCGAGCAGCAGGTAGAAGAACCTCAGGAACACGGAAACGGACAGACCATGTCTCTGGCCATCCTCAGGGTCATTCGACTGGTCCGGGTGTTTAGGATCTTCAAGTTGTCCAGACACTCCAAGGGGCTTCAGATATTAGGACAAACACTCAAAGCAAGTATGAGAGAATTGGGTCTACTCATTTTCTTCCTCTTCATCGGAGTCATCCTCTTCTCCAGCGCTGTGTTCTTCGCCGAGGCGGACGAACCCGAATCGCATTTCTCCAGCATCCCCGACGCGTTCTGGTGGGCCGTGGTCACCATGACGACGGTGGGTTACGGGGACATGAGGCCGGTGACGGTGGGGGGGAAAATCGTGGGTTCGCTCTGCGCCATAGCGGGAGTGTTGACCATCGCGTTGCCGGTGCCCGTCATCGTGTCCAACTTTAACTATTTCTATCACCGGGAGACGGACCAGGACCAGTCGTCTCTGAAAGACGACCCGCCCGAGAACAGTCAAGACAGTCCTCAGTTAAAGAGAAAGGATAGTAAAGGGTCTGCCAAGTCGGGAGAcgaggaggacaggacaggagcggAGAAACAGAACATCAAGGCTAACAGCAGCATGAACATTAAACGATCCCTTTACGCCTTCTGCCTGAACAAGATGGAGACAGACCTGTAg